A part of Cannabis sativa cultivar Pink pepper isolate KNU-18-1 chromosome 6, ASM2916894v1, whole genome shotgun sequence genomic DNA contains:
- the LOC115724773 gene encoding putative glycerol-3-phosphate transporter 5 produces MPPNTQILAPGLNLFPKLKPPNKTLTFHQISVLILTFIAYASFHASRKPPSIVKSVLGPNINSNSSTTDSTVNLAESNSSSIDTGWAPFDGPEGTQRLGELDLAFLLSYSIGMYFAGHVGDRIDLRLFLVFGMMGSGIMTIIFGLGYWFSIHVLWFYVSVQIVCGIIQSIGWPCVVAVVGNWFGKSKRGLIMGVWNSHTSVGNIIGSVVASGVLEFGWGWSFLVPGMLVILVGVLVFMFLVVSPDDLGFEPLGKEIEMSVEEGNVENSVEKVESEKAGLLDQTENSDSLVTENSDTLQAENTDSLAAIGFLEAWKLPGVAPFAFCLFFSKLVAYTFLYWLPFYIRHTAIAGVHSSHKTAGILSTIFDIGGVCGGILAGLISDVIEARALTSIVFLLLSIPALVFYRVYGGVSMIANICLMFLSGLLVNGPYALITTAVAADLGTQTMIGGNSRALATVTAIIDGTGSVGAALGPLLAGYISTKGWNNVFLMLILSVFLASLFLIRIARTEIKGKLNEGKWCWNTVDTH; encoded by the exons ATGCCACCCAATACTCAAATTTTAGCTCCAGGTCTAAATCTCTTTCCAAAACTAAAACCCCCAAACAAAACTCTAACTTTTCACCAAATCTCAGTACTAATCTTAACTTTTATTGCCTATGCTTCATTTCATGCCTCTAGAAAACCTCCTAGCATTGTCAAGAGCGTCCTTGGACCCAACATCAACTCAAATTCATCCACAACTGACTCCACTGTGAACTTGGCTGAATCAAATTCGAGCTCGATCGATACCGGTTGGGCTCCTTTTGATGGTCCAGAAGGAACTCAGCGATTAGGCGAACTCGATCTAGCATTTCTTTTGTCTTATTCGATCGGTATGTATTTCGCCGGTCATGTCGGTGATCGGATCGATTTGAGGTTATTTCTAGTGTTTGGAATGATGGGCAGTGGTATAATGACGATAATATTTGGTCTAGGCTATTGGTTTAGTATCCATGTTCTTTGGTTCTATGTTAGTGTTCAAATTGTTTGTGGGATTATCCAGTCAATTGGGTGGCCTTGTGTGGTGGCAGTTGTGGGAAACTGGTTTGGAAAATCTAAGAGAGGTTTGATCATGGGGGTTTGGAATTCACACACGTCTGTGGGGAATATTATTGGATCTGTTGTAGCATCTGGGGTCTTGGAATTTGGATGGGGTTGGTCTTTCTTGGTGCCTGGAATGTTGGTGATTTTAGTTGGGGTTTTAGTGTTTATGTTTCTTGTTGTGAGTCCTGATGATTTGGGATTTGAGCCTCTTGGTAAGGAGATTGAGATGAGTGTAGAAGAAGGCAATGTGGAGAATTCTGTAGAGAAAGTGGAGTCAGAGAAAGCTGGGCTTCTTGATCAAACTGAGAATTCTGATTCTCTTGTTACTGAGAATTCAGATACTCTTCAAGCTGAGAATACTGATTCTTTAGCTGCAATTGGTTTCTTAGAGGCATGGAAGCTACCGGGTGTGGCACCGTTCGCCTTCTGTCTCTTCTTCTCCAAGCTGGTGGCTTACACTTTTCTATACTGGTTGCCCTTCTACATAAGACACACAG CCATTGCAGGTGTACATTCGTCACACAAAACCGCAGGAATTCTGTCTACAATATTCGATATAGGTGGAGTCTGTGGAGGAATtttggcaggtttgatctctgATGTAATTGAAGCTCGTGCCCTTACTTCAATAGTATTCTTGTTACTATCAATTCCAGCCCTTGTTTTCTACCGGGTTTATGGAGGCGTTTCTATGATTGCCAACATATGTTTGATGTTCCTTTCCGGGTTGCTTGTAAATGGCCCGTATGCACTCATAACAACAGCTGTTGCAGCTGATCTTGGTACTCAGACCATGATAGGAGGAAACTCTCGTGCATTAGCTACTGTGACTGCAATCATAGATGGAACTGGTTCTGTTGGGGCAGCTCTTGGACCACTTTTAGCTGGGTATATTTCCACCAAAGGATGGAACAATGTTTTCCTAATGCTAATTCTTTCAGTTTTTCTTGCAAGTTTGTTCTTGATTCGTATTGCTAGAACTGAGATTAAAGGGAAGTTGAACGAAGGAAAATGGTGTTGGAATACTGTAGACACACATTGA
- the LOC115724774 gene encoding probable protein phosphatase 2C 27 translates to MCVKDLEQVEEETVGEDLDNSSSSSGDNNDKQKPLQHTQMENFNDESPVLSFIPNSLPLESISEDRVIVDKQNQFNFVPALRSGEWSDIGSRPYMEDTHVCISNLAEKYGFNLLNKEAISFYGVFDGHGGKAAAQFVRDHLPRIIVEDADFPLQLEKVVTRSFMETDAAFAKSCSIESSLSSGTTALTAMIFGRSLLVANAGDCRAVLSRCARAIELSRDHRPCCIKEKTRVESLGGFVDDGYLNGQLGVTRALGDWHLEGMKEMGDIGGPLSAEPELRLFTLTKDDEFLIIGSDGIWEVFSNQNAVDIARKKLQEHNDVKLCCKAIVEEAIKRGADDNLTVVMVSFHLDPPPQVVVERPRVRRSISAEGLNNLRSLLEGTLNL, encoded by the exons ATGTGTGTCAAAGACTTAGAGCAAGTTGAAGAAGAAACAGTGGGAGAAGATCTTGACAACAGCAGCAGCAGTAGCGGTGACAATAACGACAAGCAGAAGCCTTTGCAGCATACCCAGATGGAGAATTTCAATGACGAATCTCCTGTGTTGAGCTTCATCCCAAATTCACTTCCT CTAGAGAGCATTTCTGAGGATAGGGTAATTGTAGACAAACAAAACCAGTTTAACTTTGTCCCTGCTCTTCGATCTGGAGAGTGGTCGGATATCGGGAGTCGTCCTTACATGGAGGATACTCATGTCTGCATTAGTAACCTGGCTGAGAAATATGGCTTTAATCTACTCAACAAAGAAGCTATCTCCTTCTATGGT GTGTTTGATGGACATGGAGGAAAGGCTGCAGCACAATTTGTTCGTGACCATTTGCCAAGAATTATTGTCGAGGATGCTGACTTTCCTTTACAGCTTGAGAAGGTAGTAACAAGGTCTTTCATGGAGACTGATGCTGCATTTGCAAAATCATGCTCTATTGAATCATCCCTTTCTTCTGGCACAACTGCACTTACTGCAATGATATTTGGAAG ATCTTTGCTTGTGGCAAACGCTGGTGATTGCCGGGCAGTATTGTCACGATGTGCACGAGCTATCGAATTATCAAGGGATCACAGGCCCTGCTGCATCAAAGAAAAGACACGGGTCGAGTCTTTAGGTGGTTTTGTCGATGATGGTTATTTGAATGGTCAGTTAGGTGTCACCCGAGCTTTAGGCGATTGGCACCTTGAAGGAATGAAGGAGATGGGGGACATAGGAGGTCCCTTGAGTGCTGAACCAGAACTCAGACTGTTCACATTGACTAAAGATGATGAGTTCTTGATTATTGGTAGTGACGGTATATGGGAAGTCTTCAGCAACCAAAACGCTGTAGACATTGCCAGAAAGAAACTTCAGGAACACAATGATGTGAAACTATGTTGCAAGGCTATAGTAGAGGAGGCAATAAAACGAGGAGCGGATGACAATTTAACAGTTGTAATGGTGAGTTTTCACTTGGATCCACCTCCTCAAGTGGTGGTAGAAAGGCCAAGAGTCAGAAGAAGCATATCTGCTGAAGGACTTAACAATCTCAGAAGCCTGTTGGAAGGGACCTTGAACCTTTAG